A single window of Synechococcus sp. C9 DNA harbors:
- a CDS encoding protein kinase — MARFDPANQRKSEGTGTIDHNYNYCRIPLLPMDAYCTRPTCSQPQNRLETVERNQLLHLTCAACGMPLVLLGRYLPQKLLAQGGFGRTYLAKDLFTPAQRLCVVKQLRTAKFDNTDLETAQRLFHREAEVLEALGTHPQIPYLFASFDLSVPSTNGAQEEEYFYLVQEYIPGEDLDKVVRRQGRLNETEVTEILRSLLGVLSFIHRHNVVHRDIKPANIMCHENGTLYLLDFGAVKQAVHSPNTQVDLTNIGSPIYSPPEQTYGLQAVPASDVYALGATCAVLLTGCPPQKLIDPGRHCWQWRSLTTVSDGLAQIIDRMLLPALDERYPDADAVLNDLEALMAPTGGDTGLPTLDGDELLQRLRGEGGLDIRDRRYLLRVYPRCFVGSELVTWLMKNLGVGRQQAIQLGQTLVARNIIHHVADDQAFRDGYFLYRFYQDDVVTLHEPQSVAQLRTYRGQVYQPVERVAQSVELSGATGMRFHYRGRTYEAGMMNPSTRAEGQPPPEGKDAKETQEGKEGKSYTYRGKVYKKETP; from the coding sequence ATGGCTCGGTTTGACCCGGCAAATCAGCGCAAATCGGAAGGAACCGGTACAATAGACCATAACTATAATTACTGCCGTATCCCCCTGCTCCCTATGGATGCCTATTGCACCCGCCCCACCTGTAGTCAACCCCAAAATCGCCTGGAGACGGTGGAGCGCAATCAACTGTTGCATCTTACCTGTGCCGCTTGTGGGATGCCCCTGGTGCTGTTGGGTCGTTATTTACCCCAAAAACTGCTTGCCCAGGGGGGATTTGGTCGCACCTATTTGGCGAAAGACCTATTCACGCCAGCGCAACGGCTCTGTGTGGTGAAGCAATTGCGGACGGCGAAATTTGACAATACCGACCTGGAAACGGCGCAGAGATTATTTCACCGGGAAGCGGAGGTGCTGGAAGCCCTGGGCACCCACCCGCAAATTCCCTATTTATTTGCTTCTTTTGATTTGAGTGTGCCGTCAACCAATGGGGCGCAGGAGGAGGAATATTTTTATTTGGTGCAGGAGTACATTCCGGGGGAAGATTTAGATAAGGTGGTGCGGCGGCAGGGGCGGCTCAACGAAACGGAAGTCACCGAAATTTTGCGCTCCCTGCTAGGGGTTTTGTCGTTTATTCACCGGCATAATGTGGTGCATCGGGATATTAAACCGGCGAATATCATGTGCCACGAAAACGGCACGTTGTATCTCCTGGATTTTGGGGCGGTGAAGCAGGCGGTACATTCGCCCAACACCCAGGTTGACCTGACCAATATCGGTAGCCCGATTTATTCCCCCCCGGAACAAACCTACGGGTTGCAGGCGGTGCCCGCTTCGGATGTTTATGCCCTGGGAGCCACCTGTGCGGTGTTGTTGACCGGTTGCCCCCCGCAAAAACTGATTGACCCCGGTCGCCACTGCTGGCAATGGCGTTCCTTGACCACCGTGAGCGATGGGTTGGCGCAGATCATTGACCGGATGCTACTGCCCGCTTTGGATGAACGGTACCCGGATGCGGATGCGGTGCTGAATGACTTGGAAGCCCTGATGGCACCAACGGGGGGCGATACGGGTCTCCCCACCCTGGACGGGGATGAATTACTGCAACGGCTGCGGGGGGAAGGGGGATTGGACATTCGCGACCGCCGCTATCTTTTGCGGGTTTATCCCCGCTGTTTTGTGGGTTCCGAATTGGTGACCTGGTTGATGAAAAACCTGGGGGTCGGGCGGCAACAGGCGATTCAACTGGGGCAAACCCTGGTGGCACGCAACATCATTCACCACGTTGCCGATGACCAAGCCTTCCGGGATGGCTATTTTTTGTACCGTTTTTATCAAGATGATGTAGTGACGTTGCATGAACCACAATCAGTGGCACAATTACGCACCTATCGGGGACAGGTGTACCAGCCGGTGGAGCGGGTGGCGCAATCGGTGGAATTGTCCGGGGCAACGGGGATGCGGTTCCACTACCGGGGGCGCACCTATGAAGCGGGGATGATGAATCCCAGTACCCGGGCTGAGGGGCAACCCCCGCCGGAGGGCAAGGATGCCAAGGAGACCCAAGAGGGCAAGGAGGGCAAGTCCTACACCTACCGGGGCAAAGTCTATAAGAAAGAAACCCCATGA
- the purC gene encoding phosphoribosylaminoimidazolesuccinocarboxamide synthase, with protein MPNSPIAPGTPYEGKAKILTPTATPGIWQIFFKDDATAFNAQKRGEIRGKGEINCTISSHLFQFLEHQGIPTHFVRQTAPNCMEVHALTMFALEVVVRNRAAGSLCRETGLPLGLELAPPLVEFYYKNDALGDPLLTPDRLRLLNLATPQQVQTLTEMAQQINGHLCRFFAECGILLIDFKLEFGWNDHGQVILADEISPDTCRLWLAGESDPVQRVVDKDRFRHDLGGVESAYQLVLERVLRR; from the coding sequence ATGCCCAATTCCCCAATTGCCCCTGGCACCCCCTACGAAGGCAAAGCCAAAATTCTCACTCCCACCGCCACCCCGGGAATTTGGCAAATATTTTTCAAAGACGATGCCACCGCCTTCAATGCCCAAAAACGGGGGGAAATTCGGGGCAAGGGGGAAATCAACTGCACCATTAGCAGTCATTTGTTCCAGTTTTTAGAACATCAGGGCATCCCCACCCATTTTGTCCGGCAAACGGCTCCCAATTGTATGGAAGTCCACGCCCTCACAATGTTTGCCCTAGAAGTCGTGGTGCGGAACCGGGCGGCAGGCAGTCTCTGTCGGGAAACCGGCTTACCCCTGGGGCTGGAACTCGCTCCCCCTCTGGTGGAATTTTATTACAAAAACGATGCCCTAGGCGACCCCTTGCTCACCCCCGACCGCCTGCGTTTGCTGAATTTGGCAACCCCACAGCAGGTGCAAACCCTGACGGAGATGGCGCAACAGATTAACGGGCATCTGTGTCGGTTTTTTGCGGAATGCGGTATCCTGCTGATAGACTTCAAGCTGGAGTTTGGCTGGAATGACCACGGACAGGTGATTCTGGCGGATGAGATCAGCCCCGATACCTGTCGGCTGTGGTTGGCGGGGGAATCGGACCCGGTACAGCGGGTGGTGGATAAGGATCGCTTTCGCCATGACCTGGGTGGAGTAGAATCAGCCTACCAACTGGTCTTGGAACGGGTGCTCCGGCGGTAA
- a CDS encoding BamA/TamA family outer membrane protein, translating to MRSWVVTAGLTMAVVQTPAAWAEMVPEVMPSPVPERTVGVSQHPEAVEMVRLLTSPSRQSPVLGRVAQATPPESPAPEPEPRVLVAEVLVEGAADGQLLDAVYGAIRTRPGFTTTRSQLQRDIDAVFATGWFQNVQATPEDTPLGVRIRFVVQPNPVLKQVNLVGIKVLPQEVADEVFTPLYGEVLNFRSLQQGIQRVNEWYKQNNYPLGQVVGSPKVGPDGVVTLEVAEGVIADIKINYLNAKDEQVKGKTKPYIILRELQQRPGDVFNEKKAQADLQTLFGLGIFEDVKLNLEPAEDPRKAVVVLTIVEARTGSINFGAGYSTATGIFGTVGYTERNFGGRRQTLTANIQGGERDILFDVNFRDPWLAFDPGRTSLSVSVFNRLAFSYIFSGGEQKVDLPNGDSPRINRLGAIIDFSRPFPGNWRGTAGISYQRVSILDASNRVSPVDEFGNQLAASPTGIDDLLQVNVGVAKDQRDNPGDPTRGWLFRAGYSQALPVGSGNISQSRFRVGYSHYIPAKLLRFQRDKVEVFAFNVQAGTILGKMAPYEAFSLGGADSVRGWGEGEVGTGRSFFQATAEYRFPIFSVVRGALFVDYGTTLGSQGEVPGDPGGIRKKPGQGLGYGIGVRIVTPLLGNLRVDFGWNDLGGNQITFGVGERF from the coding sequence ATGCGCTCCTGGGTTGTAACGGCGGGTTTGACAATGGCGGTGGTTCAGACTCCCGCCGCTTGGGCAGAGATGGTGCCGGAGGTAATGCCATCCCCGGTTCCCGAACGGACGGTGGGGGTTTCCCAGCACCCGGAGGCGGTGGAGATGGTACGGCTGTTGACCAGTCCCTCGAGGCAATCCCCGGTTTTGGGGCGGGTGGCCCAGGCGACTCCCCCGGAATCCCCAGCCCCGGAGCCGGAACCCCGGGTATTGGTGGCGGAGGTTTTGGTGGAAGGGGCGGCGGACGGGCAGTTATTGGATGCGGTGTATGGGGCGATTCGTACCCGCCCTGGGTTTACCACCACCCGGAGCCAACTGCAGCGGGACATTGATGCGGTATTTGCCACCGGCTGGTTCCAGAATGTGCAGGCGACGCCGGAGGACACGCCCCTGGGGGTGCGGATTCGCTTTGTGGTGCAACCCAACCCGGTGTTAAAACAGGTGAATTTGGTGGGGATTAAAGTCCTGCCCCAGGAGGTGGCGGATGAGGTGTTTACCCCCTTGTACGGGGAGGTGTTGAATTTCCGCAGTTTGCAACAGGGGATTCAGCGGGTCAACGAATGGTACAAGCAAAATAATTATCCCCTGGGGCAGGTGGTGGGGAGTCCCAAGGTGGGGCCCGATGGGGTGGTGACCCTGGAGGTGGCGGAAGGGGTGATTGCGGATATTAAAATCAATTACCTCAATGCTAAGGACGAGCAGGTGAAGGGCAAAACCAAGCCCTATATCATTCTGCGGGAGTTGCAACAGCGACCCGGGGATGTATTCAACGAGAAAAAGGCGCAGGCGGATTTGCAAACCCTGTTTGGGCTGGGGATTTTTGAGGATGTGAAGCTGAACCTGGAACCGGCGGAAGACCCCCGCAAGGCAGTGGTGGTTTTAACCATTGTGGAAGCCCGCACCGGGTCGATCAACTTTGGGGCAGGGTACAGCACCGCAACGGGCATTTTTGGGACGGTGGGATATACGGAGCGGAACTTCGGGGGGCGCCGCCAAACCCTGACCGCCAATATCCAGGGGGGGGAACGGGATATTTTGTTTGATGTGAATTTCCGGGACCCCTGGCTGGCGTTTGACCCCGGGCGCACGTCATTGTCGGTGAGCGTGTTCAATCGGTTGGCGTTTTCCTATATCTTCAGCGGCGGGGAACAGAAGGTGGATTTGCCGAATGGGGATTCTCCTCGCATCAACCGGTTGGGGGCGATCATTGACTTTAGTCGCCCCTTTCCGGGGAATTGGCGGGGGACAGCGGGGATCAGCTACCAGCGGGTGTCCATTTTGGATGCGAGCAACCGGGTTTCGCCGGTGGATGAATTTGGCAACCAACTCGCCGCCAGCCCGACGGGGATTGATGACCTGTTGCAGGTGAATGTGGGGGTCGCCAAGGACCAGCGGGACAATCCGGGAGACCCAACCCGGGGGTGGCTGTTCCGGGCGGGGTATAGTCAGGCTCTGCCGGTGGGGTCGGGGAACATCTCCCAGAGCCGGTTCCGGGTGGGCTACAGCCATTACATCCCGGCGAAATTGTTGCGCTTCCAACGGGATAAGGTAGAGGTGTTTGCCTTTAATGTGCAGGCGGGGACGATTTTGGGGAAGATGGCTCCCTACGAGGCGTTTAGTTTGGGGGGGGCGGATTCGGTGCGGGGCTGGGGCGAAGGGGAAGTGGGCACAGGTCGCAGTTTCTTCCAGGCAACGGCGGAGTACCGGTTCCCCATTTTTAGCGTGGTGCGGGGGGCGTTGTTTGTGGATTACGGTACCACGTTGGGAAGTCAAGGGGAGGT